The proteins below are encoded in one region of Myxococcales bacterium:
- a CDS encoding membrane dipeptidase has protein sequence MKSYPHHSDAVQTIHAECPAIDLHADPLLWTKFVGYDLNKKHKAPLPHAWFGGHVDVPRLIEGGLGAQFFGLVSLPVLDADLGAAIDQQIDFLRAACDRSDGRLKLVTSAEAFLKQSQHGVAALLGIEGAHCLEGSLSRLEHFAARGVRYLGLLHFSANACGFPAMGFGVNHEQGLTNFGCSVIESCEQQGVIVDLAHINKKGFMQACSIAQKPMYVSHTAVSGVHSMWRNIDDEQLRAVADNGGAVGVIFCPAYLGQDGIPAVVEHLKHIIKVGGESLPALGSDWDGFIRPTQGLEDASKLPHLTQALLDAGMTHALVQKILQRNALRVLQDVPEKQSAIL, from the coding sequence ATGAAAAGCTACCCACATCACAGTGACGCAGTTCAAACAATCCATGCCGAGTGTCCGGCCATTGATTTACATGCCGATCCGCTACTTTGGACGAAGTTCGTTGGCTATGATCTCAACAAAAAGCACAAAGCCCCTTTACCGCATGCGTGGTTTGGAGGGCACGTGGATGTGCCTCGGTTAATAGAGGGTGGGCTTGGTGCTCAGTTTTTTGGGTTGGTCTCGTTGCCGGTGCTTGACGCAGACCTTGGTGCTGCAATCGATCAGCAGATCGATTTTCTTCGAGCGGCTTGCGATAGGAGTGACGGTCGCCTCAAGCTTGTGACAAGCGCCGAGGCCTTTTTGAAACAAAGCCAGCATGGCGTTGCGGCGCTCTTGGGCATCGAAGGCGCACATTGTCTTGAGGGTTCATTGAGTAGGCTCGAGCATTTCGCGGCGCGTGGAGTCCGTTATCTCGGTCTGCTGCATTTTTCTGCCAACGCTTGTGGTTTTCCCGCCATGGGTTTTGGTGTCAACCATGAGCAGGGCTTAACCAATTTTGGCTGTTCAGTGATCGAGAGTTGCGAGCAGCAAGGCGTGATCGTTGATTTGGCTCACATTAACAAAAAAGGTTTTATGCAAGCCTGCTCTATCGCGCAAAAGCCCATGTACGTTTCCCATACCGCGGTTAGCGGGGTGCATTCGATGTGGCGTAACATCGACGATGAGCAACTGCGAGCCGTTGCGGACAACGGAGGCGCTGTTGGAGTGATTTTCTGTCCTGCTTATCTTGGGCAAGACGGTATCCCGGCGGTGGTTGAACACCTCAAGCATATCATTAAAGTTGGAGGAGAGAGTTTGCCCGCCTTGGGTTCTGACTGGGATGGCTTCATCAGGCCCACGCAAGGCTTAGAAGATGCAAGCAAGTTGCCGCATCTTACCCAAGCTTTACTTGATGCAGGCATGACACACGCTTTGGTGCAGAAAATCCTGCAACGCAATGCTTTGCGTGTCCTGCAAGATGTTCCCGAAAAGCAGTCCGCAATACTGTAG
- a CDS encoding transposase, whose translation MYFTFLRDPLRIDTSNNASERALRPAVSWRKLSFGSRDEHGRLFVQRTLTVVSTLKKQKRSCFAFIKQALLARLHNG comes from the coding sequence ATGTACTTTACCTTTCTTCGGGACCCTTTGCGCATCGATACGAGCAACAACGCATCAGAACGAGCGCTACGGCCGGCGGTGAGTTGGCGCAAACTTAGTTTTGGCTCGCGCGATGAGCACGGTAGATTATTTGTTCAAAGGACACTCACGGTCGTAAGCACGCTGAAGAAACAAAAACGAAGCTGTTTTGCCTTTATCAAACAGGCCTTGCTGGCCAGGCTCCATAATGGGTAG
- a CDS encoding M15 family metallopeptidase, with translation MERFLLVFISHMANFDGLAALNRFFAFFMLLLAMASGCVQSPSDIAMDGELQKDKPKSSDKICELIQDTIGYPLSQIDSFFPFEGVQGQCAALINGAPNVTVLPLVELVALNSTEIQTTLEQQSKAACAVLQQTLSLCKEGSYQQGSEPLVTHKTSCHPNANFHCDRYHPDFAEILGNAELSFTGGLKTTEDSYCTGQVAYETGYSQQIPAQPVQWSCKGDDAETLMQAMEHTESIFAWTVWPLSNITECEESEEDSVFCNQCKVVKALLECVLPNLGPSKECTMPGPENTSGRKYQKTGDYCYRMTQLTGGLGASAHSAGLAFDLNNLSHPLANRNNGNIFSLGDQKAMNIFQTAQVDLPPEFVSILEGCGFEWGGRMNSAEGIPLGCDPMHFQLPAN, from the coding sequence GTGGAACGATTCTTGCTTGTTTTTATAAGCCATATGGCCAATTTCGATGGTTTAGCTGCCCTGAATCGTTTCTTTGCTTTTTTCATGCTTCTTTTGGCGATGGCTTCTGGATGCGTTCAGAGTCCCTCAGATATTGCGATGGATGGCGAACTGCAAAAGGACAAGCCTAAATCCAGTGATAAAATTTGCGAGCTGATTCAAGATACCATCGGATACCCGCTTTCACAGATCGACAGTTTTTTCCCTTTTGAAGGTGTCCAGGGACAGTGCGCAGCTCTTATAAACGGCGCCCCCAACGTCACCGTTTTGCCATTGGTCGAACTTGTCGCTCTAAACTCTACTGAAATCCAAACGACGCTTGAGCAACAGAGTAAAGCAGCGTGTGCAGTACTTCAGCAGACACTCAGTCTCTGCAAAGAGGGCAGCTATCAGCAGGGCTCTGAGCCCTTGGTGACACACAAGACAAGTTGCCACCCAAATGCAAACTTTCATTGCGATCGTTACCATCCCGATTTTGCCGAAATACTCGGCAATGCTGAGCTAAGCTTCACTGGCGGCCTAAAAACCACTGAAGACAGTTACTGTACCGGGCAAGTTGCCTATGAGACAGGATACTCCCAACAGATTCCCGCACAACCAGTCCAGTGGTCATGCAAAGGCGACGATGCTGAAACACTCATGCAAGCAATGGAACACACCGAAAGCATTTTTGCATGGACTGTGTGGCCACTCAGCAACATTACTGAATGTGAAGAATCTGAAGAAGACAGTGTTTTTTGCAATCAATGTAAGGTTGTCAAGGCTTTGCTCGAGTGTGTGCTACCCAACCTTGGTCCTTCAAAAGAGTGCACGATGCCTGGCCCCGAGAATACGTCCGGACGAAAGTATCAAAAGACTGGTGATTACTGCTACCGCATGACGCAACTTACGGGAGGGCTTGGAGCTTCGGCACACAGCGCCGGGCTCGCTTTTGATCTCAACAATCTTTCACATCCCTTAGCCAACCGTAACAATGGGAATATCTTTAGCCTTGGCGATCAAAAAGCGATGAACATTTTTCAAACAGCACAAGTTGATCTTCCCCCAGAATTTGTGTCCATCCTAGAAGGTTGCGGTTTTGAGTGGGGCGGACGAATGAACAGCGCTGAAGGGATCCCACTTGGATGCGATCCGATGCACTTTCAGCTCCCAGCCAACTAG
- a CDS encoding carboxypeptidase regulatory-like domain-containing protein, protein MVQARVSIAGHADIVTDNKGHFFIEGLKPGVYELAIEAQGYEKTVRTIELQIGKTSSLTVGLVVKLPTAQLRGLVRSYAGDALFATISIVPGTLELQTNETGAFETDIEPGVYDVSIKCEGYLKQTRRIKVEEGGVTILNIDMRKGARTRSKHGQN, encoded by the coding sequence GTGGTTCAGGCCAGGGTCTCGATAGCAGGTCATGCAGACATCGTCACGGACAACAAGGGGCATTTTTTCATTGAAGGTCTCAAGCCGGGCGTCTACGAGTTGGCGATTGAAGCACAAGGGTATGAAAAAACCGTTCGAACGATCGAGCTGCAAATTGGCAAAACGTCGTCGCTCACCGTTGGCCTGGTTGTTAAGCTTCCCACAGCGCAACTGCGAGGGCTCGTTCGCTCTTATGCTGGCGACGCACTCTTCGCTACCATAAGCATTGTTCCCGGCACACTCGAACTACAGACCAACGAAACGGGTGCTTTTGAGACCGACATTGAGCCAGGAGTCTACGACGTTTCTATCAAATGCGAAGGTTACCTTAAACAGACAAGGCGCATCAAAGTCGAGGAAGGTGGCGTAACAATCCTCAATATCGACATGCGCAAAGGTGCTCGAACGCGCAGCAAGCACGGACAAAACTAG